In the genome of Lycium ferocissimum isolate CSIRO_LF1 unplaced genomic scaffold, AGI_CSIRO_Lferr_CH_V1 ctg3488, whole genome shotgun sequence, the window GAGGGAGGAAACAAAAGGGGAAATCGATTAGTTTATAATTTTTGAACTTATCATGACtattgatatttggcacaaatatctagatTTAGTGTCATTTGCACTTCACTTCTTAGCACTTTAATCGCAGTTTTTAATGCAAATTGTTGTATATGGGCTTATGTTGGTATGcttgtatgaatatgtacaACAAGGACCAATGGAGGGCATTCCGAGCAGTTTTTGATTGATTCAAAGGCTTTGCACGTTGATTGAATGTTGGGAAGGAAGTTCCAGTACTTGAAGGCAGAATCCGACTACTGAAGGGTCTCATGCACTGGCCATGCATCGCACAGCCAGCGCACAAAAACCCCATCTCTGAATCTCAGACAGGCCATGCATTAGCCATGCGCTGCACAAGCAACACACAGAGGAGATCATGCACTGGCCATGCGACGCATAGCCAGCGCACAAGCGGCGTCAGTTGTCCTACTTGGATTGGGATTGGGCCAACTTATCTTATATTTACCCTAGCGTATAAATAGTTGTTTTTAACATTAGAAAGGTTGCTTGGACAAATTTTGAGACTAGGGACACTCTTTCTAGTGTTTTATTcctcttctattatttttctttagatTGAAACCCCatgttattcatgaattctagTTTTCATTCTCGAATCATGTGTAACTAAACACCTAAATTCTGGGGTTGTGGTTTAGCCATGAATATTGACGTTTGACATGTATTTTAATCTTAGTAGTTTGTTCGTATGCAATTGTTTCTTTACTTCTGTGCTTGACTGCTTGATTGTCCGCGCAACAGTTGAGCCCTATTTACTAATTGATATACGTGCTTGGGAAAGGCATTGTTAGTTTAGATAAGGAGTAAAGAGATTGTGATTTGATTATCCCTAAATTTGGGCTAGGATTTTTGattaggataggaatatacttagtTACCGCAATCAATTATTTACCGTGCTtttattgtgttcttgataagataagaccataggaatataggaggCGGATTATCTTGAATCGCCGAGTAGTGATTCAGAAGAATCTTTGCGAGATTAACAATCCGGTTAATTAGCAATTGTGAACAAAACTGCTAAGGTAGAATGCTTGAATGACTCAATAGGATTGGTGAACCAGCCATGACCCTAGAATATCTCTAAAATCTTGATAAAAGCAATTGTCAAAGTCGCTCATAGCACAATTCTAGTTTACATTGTTAGTTATTTAGTTTTCAGCATTAAgttacaaaacaaaacaaactcTTATTTATTGCTTGCATATTTAGTAGCAATAGTTTATTTTCGTGAAAGTATTGgtcataagtctctgtgggttcgacatccgattttatataatcactatattacttgtatgaCCACATACACTTGCGGGTGCATTTGGacgcaacaagtttttggcgccaTTGCCGAGGACTTagaaatcaattatttttgccATAATAAATTGTATAGATTTATTTATCCAAGTATTAACATCTTCATCTTAGCTGCTACTTGATTGCAGGTACTTTACTCGAATGCGAAGGACTGTGAGTCAAAACAATCTTGAGGAATTCGATCCTGAGCCTAAACGTACTTTCAGTCGGCACTGGAGAGATTTGAATTTATTGCAGAACCCGTAGGCTTTAGCAGAGTTACCTGTGGTAATGGCTAATAATCCACCAGCGAAAGTGAGAGAGGTTGCAGTGCCTCGTGTGGTTGATGTAACTTCGAGCATTATCAAGCCCACCATCGAAGGGCATTTTGAGCTGAAGCTTCCCATGATTCAGCTACTTCACTCTAGTGGGTAATTCACGGGAATGTCCCATGAGGATCCTCAACGTCACATCCATACTTTTCTGCAGATTGTGGATACTTTCTCtactagaagggtcaccaaagAATATGTGCGGCTGACACTGTTCCCCTTTTCTCTATTGGGGAATGCAAGTAACTGGTTATTAGCAGAGCCCGCAAATTCTATCACTTCATGGGATGATTTGGCGACGAAATTCTTGACAAGGTTCTTTCCACCAGCAAAGGCAACTCGACTCTGAAGAGAGATCATATCATTCAGGCAGAAAAGTGGGGAAAATTTGTATCAAGCGTGGGAGAGGTTCAAAGGTCTTCTCAGAGATTGCCCTCACCACCATCAGACGAATGAAGTTCTGGTACACACATTTATTGAGAGTCTGGATGCCCAACATAAGTCATCACTAGACACTGCTGCAGGAGGGCAGGCTCTTGATCTAAGCTATGAAGAACTATTCACACTATTGAACAGGTTTACTCAGAGCACTCCAGACTGGCAGGATGATGCAGCTAGCAGTTCAGTTAGGAAGGCACCGGGTGTTTTTGAAGTGGATAATTTTACAACACTATCAGCACAGATTGATGCCATGCGCACTGAAATTAAGAAGTTAACTGCTGCGCAAGCTCCACTACAGGTGCATGCAGTGCAACAAGCCATCATTATTTGTGAATTTTGTGGAGAAGGTCACAACAGTGAGGAATGCCCTGCAAATCCCCCATCCATATAATGTGGGTAATGTAGGCAAGAGGTAAGGAAACAACAATCAATACGGGAAATCCTATAACCCAAATTGGAGGAATTACCCGAATTTCAGGTGGAGTGACAACCCAGGTAATCAGAAACGAACATCGACCAAAGACTCGCTCCTCGAAGCACCCCACGAACAGTATAGGAGAGATGATGAAAAAGATGATGGGTGATATGCAGAAGATGATGATAGACCAGTAGAAGTTGATAGCAGATAATCAGAATCGCGATTTGGCTGTGCGGAATTTAGAGAGGCAGATAGCTGGTGCACAAAATACTAGACCACTTGGAGGACTTCCAAGTGATACGGATGTGAATCCCAAGCCTTATAATATTGTGACTCTTCGAAATGGGAGAGAACTTGAGGAAGCGACTCCAAAGAAAACCAATCGAGTAGAAGCTGAAATAGAGAAGATTACCGAGGAGATGATTGAAGAAGAGAGGGTAGTCAAGACACCAGTAGCAAAGCAGCCATAGCCCATGGTTGCAAAGCCACCACCTCCATTCCCTCAACATTTGGCAAGACAGAAAGAAGAGGCTACTTACAAGAAGTTTCTTAATTTGCTTAAGCAGGTACACGTGAATGTCCCGTTGGTTGATATGCTGCAGAGTATTCCAAAGTATGCTAAGTACATCAAAGATATTGTTGCAAACAAGAGCCGATTCATAGAGTATGCCACTGTTGCACTTACTGAGGAGTGCACTTCTCGTATTCAAAACAGGTTGCCCACTAAATTGAAGGATCTCGAAAGTTTCATGATTGAGATTTCTATTGGGAAGCAGGTTGTTACTCGAGCACTATGTGATCTCGGTGAAAGTACAAATTTGATGCTTCATCTATCTTCAGGAAGCTAGGTTTAGGAGTACTCAGACCAACCACTATAGTTCTTCAGCTGGCAGATAGATCGTTAGCAAGACCCGAAGGCATTATTGAAGATGTATTGGTGCAAGTGGGGTCGTTGATAATTCCTGCAGACTTCGTGATTTTGGACTTCGAGCTAGACTTGGAAGTCCCATTTATTTTGGGGCGTCCATTCTTGGCCACAGGGGGAGCACTTATTGATGTATCTACTGGGCAGCTCACCATGAGAGTACATGATAAAGTTGATGTTTTCAATGTATACCAAGCTCTGAAGATACCTGCAATCTATGCGGAGCTGTCCGCCATTACTGCTCTGAAAGATGATACGCGAAGGTCCCTTATCACTTCTCATGATCCATTGGAGAGAGCCTTAGTGGGTGATGATATTTTTGGTGACTCGGCGGCGTTTGAGATGGCGCAGATTCTGGATATGGCGAGTATTTATATTCATGTAGGCGAGTTTGAGCCTTTAGACAAAAAAATGGCAGTAACTCTGAAGTTATCAATTGAAGAGCCTCCAAAGTTAAAATTGAAGCCCTTGCCCGCACATCTTAAATATGCAATCTTAGGCGAGGGTAATACCTTACCGGTGATGTTAGCAGCAGAGTTGACCGCCGAAGAGGTTAATATTTGTCTGGAAGTATTGAAGTCTCACAAAAGGGAATTGGGGTGGCAGATATCTGATATTCAGGGAATTAGCCCCGCGCTATGCATGCACAAGATACTCATGGAGGATGATCATAAGCCTAGCGCACAGCATCAATGGAGACTGAATCCTGTGATGAAGGAGGTTGTCAAGAAAGAGGTAATCAAGTGGTTAGATTCTGGCATTATTTTTCTATTTCGGATAGCAAGTGGGTGAGCCCAGTGCAGTGTGTCCTGAAGAAAGGAGGGATGACAGTTGTGACACATGACAAAAACGAGCTCATTCCTACTAGAACAATCCTTTGGATGGAGAATTTGCATGTATTATCGCAAGTTGAATGAGGCAACCAAAAAAGATCACTATCCCATTCCCTTCATTGATCAAATGCTAGACAGGTTAGCCGGGCAAGAGTTTTATTGTTTTCTCGATGGCTATTCTAGCGACAATAAATAGTTATTGCTCCGGAGGTCCAGGAGATGACCACgttttgtcatgacccgactaggggccgtgaggggtacccggggctaaccaccaagcaccgctcataccattgCCTATAGTATTCATTAAGCGTTTATTGATTAATCTTACACTCAAGTTATAGGAAAAACCATTTCTTTcacttcaaaacataattacttttatatacataagcccttcggcaatcaaaataatatacatacgataaggacatcgtgagaccatactacccacacgtacgcatctacgagcctctactacagtgctagacatatggacgggacaggaccctgtcgtgcccaaaacatatatgtacacaaaataataaatcaatggcacctccggaacaatggagtgccctcAAAGTCTACTagtagctcctatgaatctgggttgcctccctgtctacatgtgggcatgaacacagcgtccaaagaaaacaatcatcagtacgagcaatgttcGGAGTAAGTAAGACATGGATAATAACATGACAAGAGCATGagggatagcataagataaaagaactgtTCATTTCTTATAATacttttaaaacattcgtcatacgtacttacccctttattcacttaaagatacacttgttacatccacatgcttacatatgcaataacTTACAATGCAGTACAgccacgtacccggccatataggctcggtatcatccgtactcggccctttcgggactcgataatatccgtagtcggccctcccgggactcgatgctatccatactcggcccttccgggactcgatgctatctgTATTCGAccctcccgggactcgatgctatccgtactcggcccttccgggactcgatgctatgtatacacacatacatacataaaaatacacaaaTGAAATCAATATCATCCTTGGCATttccatacatatatcatattttaGCATCATTATTCATTTATcaccaaaacatacattagaacttgaaggcaactatagcgatgtcggggtgacataaggttgtAAACCCCCGATTgcgttatggagtgatcatagtcgtaatatctcaccttggagggactaacgttatAAGGAGggtgcacataaggaaaacatcaacGGATCATAGTTAacgtcattagctttgtaggaacatcatatcatgaattctagaatctttagacttaagctcatcatcatcattatcgtattcgtaatgtatctcttatttcatatggctattcataaacatagactcttagtttttccggaatgtaggaaattcttgaagaaggaggaaaatcatgccataagattcatgccttagaaagaaaggactagcctcacatacctctttcatttaacaattctatcgcttgattgttctccttcgatgctcgcgtttctaccttcaagagaattcatattaacattagctaaacgattataagaacgtgcttactaaagctagagaaaattgggcagcatttcctttgtttctagaactttcctcatattccatatcaactgtcaaacatccataatatcattcaCAATATtgtaaacaacaatcatcatttatctacattatccacatttcacaatttcacttcaattcctccataatcatggtcatagttcactattgcattttctcacatataatacttatctcatcttctaaatgtcattcataacatacttacaatcacaacatatcaataatcgtGGCTCAACCCAAACTACTtctaaaaaatgacactattcttacattcatgacccattaccTATTTCCTTCttcaatccaagtgtttcaacttttcaataccttaaacaacatggaaaaactataaaactcaccttagataatggaagaataaaccttgagtggaaatactcttcttgcaccaaaaccctagttcacttcccttgaaatttcttggcttagatgaactttgatgtgtttcatacacttggttcacttgaattcttgatattgatcttttttttcctttgttttcttgtagatgaagtatgtggaaccttctagacgtcttgagagagatgaagaagtgtgggaaatgaaattagtgaagtgggatcacatttatatgaTTGAACTTACTCTGCCCGTCGGGAtgtccacggacacttatacggtttgtagaacattgcacggcccgtataagtggttgtAGTTCACCACTAAGCAATCGacatctctgctgggtgttatacagacccttatacggaccgtataagtcggtcgtataactccttctccctgaaatgatctccgtcgttcgtttgatctccaatccttatggaaccttctcgacacttgtttaacacttcattaacaatctaagggacgttatgactcttctccaaaacatcattaaactctcattaattcaatactcgtaaatcttgcccgacacacaacatataacttgctttccttaacaactttcttcccttaccttaaatgtctttgaattctcgattagggtcatcaaatgctatttcttacttatcaaaacatcgtatacgtcatgctcttcgttagtctattcacagtaCGTTAACagaaaatttttcaaggtgtaacattcttccccccttttggaacattcatcctcgaatgttaaacactcgggaattctacgaaaattttgccaaagtttcccctataatatggcactaccatcctgtcacaacaacccacaataacattgcctcacagggccacaacacaataacaataggatttggccatacacgacccagaagcatagaaagaaaacatacatacctcataatctcgatgtctcatcgtGGATCTCtttcgggggctgaaataagtgcggatacttggatttcctatttttttccacttcccaagtcatttcttctcggttgttatttcgccataagacctcAACTGACgccacttctttattttgaagcctccgtacttgcctatctaatatggcaatgggtacctcttcataagtcaacttttctgttacttgaacatcatttactagcacaatcctagtaggatctccaacatattTACGAAGTATCGAGACAtagaaaactgggtgaactgactccaaattgggaggtagatctaattcataagccactttgcctactttgcgcataATCTCATAAGGCCTAATGTATCGGgggctgagcttcccctttttttccaaatctcataacgctcTTCGTTGGCGACACTtctaagaatacccaatctttcacttgaaaattctaagtctcgtcgatcCTTTTTTTCTTGCCCAATAGTGATATtaagtcttacatggtttgcaaatctatcccactttctttcttccatgtGACTATGGTAA includes:
- the LOC132044083 gene encoding uncharacterized protein LOC132044083; the protein is MANNPPAKVREVAVPRVVDVTSSIIKPTIEGHFELKLPMIQLLHSSGRVTKEYVRLTLFPFSLLGNASNWLLAEPANSITSWDDLATKFLTRQKSGENLYQAWERFKGLLRDCPHHHQTNEVLVHTFIESLDAQHKSSLDTAAGGQALDLSYEELFTLLNRFTQSTPDWQDDAASSSVRKAPGVFEVDNFTTLSAQIDAMRTEIKKLTAAQAPLQVHAVQQAIIICEFCGEGHNNNQNRDLAVRNLERQIAGAQNTRPLGGLPSDTDVNPKPYNIVTLRNGRELEEATPKKTNRVEAEIEKITEEMIEEERVVKTPVAKQP